One genomic region from Phycisphaeraceae bacterium encodes:
- a CDS encoding tetratricopeptide repeat protein: MSRTMSGCCVVLLMLLGGCSAQQQPVSSPYATPSEVSRNTVLAQQLTEQAIEQMERHPDKAERLLREALTADLYYGPAHNNLGIVYLSRGMLYEAASEFEWARKLMPGHPDPRMNLALTLERAGRTDEALAAYDTALAVFPGHIQSAQALARLQLRTGRTDDRTPALLDDIALRGESDTWRQWALAQRLKMKPD, encoded by the coding sequence ATGAGCCGCACCATGAGTGGATGCTGCGTGGTCCTGCTGATGCTGCTCGGCGGCTGCTCGGCGCAGCAACAACCCGTCAGCAGCCCCTATGCAACACCATCCGAAGTCTCTCGCAACACGGTGCTCGCGCAGCAGCTGACCGAGCAGGCCATCGAGCAGATGGAGCGGCATCCCGACAAGGCTGAGCGACTTCTGCGTGAGGCGCTCACGGCGGATCTCTACTACGGCCCGGCCCACAACAACCTCGGCATCGTGTATCTGTCGCGCGGCATGCTTTACGAGGCGGCTTCGGAGTTTGAGTGGGCGCGCAAGCTCATGCCCGGCCACCCCGACCCCCGCATGAACCTCGCCCTGACCCTCGAACGTGCCGGCCGCACCGATGAAGCCCTCGCCGCCTACGACACCGCGCTGGCGGTCTTCCCCGGCCACATCCAGAGCGCTCAAGCCCTGGCCCGGCTGCAACTGCGCACCGGCCGCACCGACGACCGCACCCCAGCCCTGCTCGACGACATCGCCCTGCGCGGCGAATCCGACACTTGGCGGCAATGGGCGCTGGCGCAAAGGCTCAAGATGAAGCCTGATTGA